ATATCCGGGTTATACCTCTCTGATTTGTTGCTGCAAAGGCACCAAaccctcctccatcttcttgCAAGTATCGGCCAATTCAGCCACTTGTGAAGCCATCTCCTCCAAGCGCTCCCCCTCCACAGGGAAATGAAACGAGTCGACGAATTCGATCAGGGACTGACCCAACCTCTCCAACCTCTGCGTCTCCTCCAGCAGCCCAGCCAAGCGGgttttctccttcttctttttccactCCTCCGCAATCTTCTCTTGTAGAGCGACCATAGACTGGGCCCATCCCAGTTGCCGCGGCACCGGGAAATGGGTCGACAAGTCGTTCCTCTCCTGGCAAGGTGTTGCCGCCACCAGAGCCCACATCACAAACAACGTGACCGTGCTCATTATGTAAACTGGGGAGGCCAGACCGGATGATTCCGCGCCACGCGGCGCCACCAGGTTGGCCGACATGGCCTGGATTTGCTTCGCGGCGGACCAGCCCATCGCCATGTTCCACGACAAGGATCGGAATTGCCCGGGCGCGGCTCGGTCCTTGTTCGTAGCACCTTTGCGCCCGAATGACCAAGCTCGCTCCGCTGACTTGTGGTTGCTTCCCTCCTTTTCCTCGAGCGTCAGCATCAGAGAATTCAGGGCCTTCTTGGCACGGCGAACCTGTCCATCGCCGATCGGTCTCTGTTCGAAAGCCGAGACAGCGATCTCCGCAAGCTTCTGGTAGTGTCTGACCGATTCGACACCGTGCAAGACCGCGTTGCAAACATCGAGTGCCTTTACCACGCGGTCGAGGAACTCCGGGACAAGACGATCAAGTGGGGGCTTGGAAACCTGTGAAGGATCTCGACCCATTATAAGGACGGCTTTGAACTCGGCCTCGCAGCAAAGGAACACGTCGACGAGCTTGCGGAGCCAAGAGACTGATAGCAGGGAATCAGCGGCCTCGTCAGAGCTAGATGATAAAAGATCAGAGAAGCGATCGGCCACGTATTTTTGAAAAAGCTCGAGGTCCTCGAGCTCCTGCTCGTGGTTTCCATCCATCGATACCACctggtttttggaaaataataaaacaagcgGACATAAAAGCCGGTTACGGATTACCGGATTATAAAACTGGATCCgtaaccggatccggattttATAAAACCGCCCGGATTCACCCGGATCCAGatttccggaccggaccggaaaaaaaatccggtccggatgcacacccctaccTGTAATGGAACCCAAGTTAACTATAAGTCTAACTTTGATCAAATCGATCTTACGTAAAAGTTAATTTGATTTGAGAATGGTAATATGCTTTAGAGTTCATATGCATGCACGGACAATCCGTTTAAAAGACTGAATAACTGCACCAGGTGGAATTGGAATCTAACCAATCCGTTTAAAATCGCAAATTTTGGTTAATTATAAATCAATTAATGTGGTGCTGCTTCATGTTAACTGTTTAGTCTAAACATTTGTGTGTTGGGGCAGCGGATTCTTTGATTTGAAAAGAGAGTGGAAAATATCTGAGAATGTGTCAACGAGTGGCGTGGGGGGTGGGCCGAGCAATCAGATGACTTTGTGGTTGGACATGGGCAATAGCATCATTACCATCATGACCCTTAAGACGGGAGATGTTTATTGTGGTAGATCTTGTCAATTTTCACCGaaatataatagataaataatatttgtagcagataaatatcacatatttttttaaaataaataaataaatataaaatttttaataataaactctattctcttttaaaaaaagtacgtaatgtttatataattcatGAATGTATTCAACGTTACTATTGCTTTTTGTTTGATAATCATGCGGAGCAAATAAATTTATTGAGAGGATGTGTAAGAACTCATAGAAagcttaaaaaatgatattatttttaaaattacccATGatcaaaattacttttattaaaagTAAACACGGGCCTTAGATTTAGAACTTGGGTCAGGTATAGAAGAGTACACTAGCCCAATGCCTCATAATACAAATACGATCAGCTTTGAATTGAATGGTATCCATATTGGGTTTTCTTGGCGCAGTGGGCCTGCATATTGGCCTTACACTCTAAGCCCTCAAAGCCGAGGAATATTGGATGGCTATAGTCTTTGATTATCAATACAACAGAGAATCATGTGGTTGtattttcataaattatttcccaagaattaaagaaaacaGTAATTCTACACGAGAGTTGCACAACTAATTACAGAACCGCAATGATTTGCAGTCATATGATTAATTGAGACACCAGGGAAAAAGAATAGCAATCATACTCATAATCATAACGCTAAAAAGGTCAAAACACTGATTTTGTTTATGGGAGGCTCCTAACAACCCACCCACAATAAAGAGAATGATtaggaaaagaataaaaaaggagGCTGcatctttgttttgtttgttcgGTCTCAAATTTCCAAGCcattttaattagaaaaataataaatacacgttatattttttaaaataatgtttaaaatgAGGTGTATTTTTGTAAACTActttataaaattaacattacTTTACAAAAAGATCCTTATTTTAGAATATGTATTGTGTAAATTATTGTGAAATAAGTTGTGtatctatcatttctcttttaattatcCCTTATAGAATTGGAGAGAGCCAGCTTGTTGTGTTTCGTGTGGGAATTGAGAAGGGATAGTGATAGACTTACTACCCTATCactacttatttattatttataaggtattaatttttttaatcatttttttaagtattcttttaacatccttagctaagaaaattttttaaaaatatatacttttattaataattatttactgaatcattaagtaaaataaaaat
This genomic window from Carya illinoinensis cultivar Pawnee chromosome 7, C.illinoinensisPawnee_v1, whole genome shotgun sequence contains:
- the LOC122316421 gene encoding protein ROH1-like produces the protein MMFYNPVIRNRLLCPLVLLFSKNQVVSMDGNHEQELEDLELFQKYVADRFSDLLSSSSDEAADSLLSVSWLRKLVDVFLCCEAEFKAVLIMGRDPSQVSKPPLDRLVPEFLDRVVKALDVCNAVLHGVESVRHYQKLAEIAVSAFEQRPIGDGQVRRAKKALNSLMLTLEEKEGSNHKSAERAWSFGRKGATNKDRAAPGQFRSLSWNMAMGWSAAKQIQAMSANLVAPRGAESSGLASPVYIMSTVTLFVMWALVAATPCQERNDLSTHFPVPRQLGWAQSMVALQEKIAEEWKKKKEKTRLAGLLEETQRLERLGQSLIEFVDSFHFPVEGERLEEMASQVAELADTCKKMEEGLVPLQQQIREV